CGTCTTCGACTTCCAATCTCTCGAGTATGGGGGAGGCTGGAGCCTTCTACTCCGCCGGCTGCTCGACAGAATAGGGCGTCGACTCGATCAGACGTTTCGTTTCCGCGCAGACCAAATAGCCAGTACCATCGTCCGTATCTGGAGTACTCCCATCGGACAACAAGCTATCCGGGCTGGGCTGGAGGACGTCCGCAACCCAGTGGAGCGAGCCACTATCGCCCGTCCGGAAAGTCGAGGCGAGCCTCGGCGCCTGATCGGCGTTCATGTCACCAACTTCAAGGCTCTTGAGAACCTTGAGCTGATACTCCCGCCCGCAATATCGCCAGACACGCGTGTGGGGCGGGAAGCAGAGGCGTCAGCCCTACTTATTCTCGGCGAGAATGCCGCTGGCAAGAGCTCGATTTTAGAAGCCGTAGCGCTTGCCCTCACGGATGAGCGTACCCGGAACATCGTCGCGCGCTCGCCAGCAAGTTTTGTTCTCGATCCTACTCTGATGGGAGCCGACAATCTGCCTTCACCACCAGCGGCGAACGTACGTCTCAATTTTGAGGGGGGTGGCGAGCTCACCTTGACTGTCTCCGAACGTTTCGACGAGGCAGGCGCCACCGACAATCTGCCGCCGGTCTTCGCCTACGGCGCGTTCAGGCAATACGCAGGTCGATCACCAAGCCGGCCGCCGAAAGGGCACATCGCCACGCTGTTTAAGTCAGAGACGCTGCTTGCGAACCCCGAAGAGTGGCTCCTCAAACTGCCCGACGATCATTTCGCGATGGTGGTACGTGCGCTCCAGCGCATTTTGATGATCGAGGGGGACCTTGAGGTAGTGACCCGCGACACCGCCAATCGCCGATGCCTGATCGTAACCAAGGTTGGAGAGGGACCAGAGGAGCGGTTGATTAACACACCACTTAGGGTTGTTTCCTCAGGTTTTCGTTCCGTCTTGGCGATGGTATGCGACGTACTGGCGGGATTGATAGCACTGCAGCCCGCGTCGCAACGCAAGAGTTTCGGAGAACTCGAGGCTGTCCTACTGATTGATGAAGTTGAGGCCCATCTCCACCCACGGTGGAAGATGCAAATAATGGCTGCGTTGAGGAGAGTGCTCCCTAAGGCCACGATCATTGCGACTACCCATGACCCGCTCTGTCTGCGTGGGATGCATGACCAGGAGGTCGTCGTACTTAATCGCGCCATAAAGGCAGGCAAGGAAAGTCAAGACGATCTACCCGTCTTTGTCGAAGCTGTGTTCGCGCTTCCAAACGTCGAGAACTTGACCGTGGAACAGCTTTTGACATCAGACTTCTTTTCGATGTTCAGCACGGACTCTCCCGCAGCTGAATTCCATCTCGCAAAGCTAGGAGATCTAATCGCACGGGAGGCTCGAGGGGAAGTGCTGGACGTATCCGAAGAGACGACGCTCAGTGACCTTCGCAAAGAGGTCGTGGATGCACTATCGCTGGGTTCCTCAGAAGTGCAGCGTCTGATCGAGGAAGCTGTGTTCGCTTACATCCAGAAAAGGCGCGGACTACGAGCCCTCCAGCTCGAGACCCTCAGAGGCGACACACGAGAGCTTATTGTGAAAGCTCTGGAGGCGTACTGACGTGCGGGGGGTCTTTAGGGGAAATAAACCACCGCCTGCCGCTCTCGCCGCACGAAGTAAAAAGGGCACGGAGCTTGAGCGAGTGCGCGCTCACATGGTGGAAGTTCTTCCTCCGGGCATGAAGCGGAAGGCATTTCCATTCCAGGCCTACAAAGCAGAAGGTGTGAAGAAGCGTCTCGAAGAGCTCTTCCACGGCAAATGTGCCTACTGCGAATCGCTCTATGCGTCCCAAGCTCCAGTTGATGTGGAACACTACCGGCCGAAAGGACGGGTCAAAGATGAACATGCCCATCCAGGCTACTGGTGGTTGGCGTCCGAGTGGACCAATCTTCTTCCGAGTTGTCTGGACTGCAATCGGAGACGCAAGCAAGCTGTCCCCACCATCACTGGTGATCTATCGGTACTCCACGCAGGGATGCTGACTGGCAAACAGGACAGCTTCCCCGTGCTGGGCACGCGCGCCACGGAAGAGCTGGATGACCTCGCTAGTGAGCGGGCGCTACTCTTGGATCCCACGCGCGATGACCCCGACGAACATCTCTCCTTTTGGCTGGGGGGAGACCGCGCTGCAGGGCTGGTCTATCCAGCGCGATCAGGCGGCGCAGCGGCAGGACCTTTGATTTTGCCAGCAGTAGTCGAAGATGCTGCGACTATCGGTAACCATGCTTCTGCTGCCGGAGTGAGTGTGCGCGGGGCAGTTTCAATTCAGGTCTATGGCCTTAACCGGCTTCGTCTCGTTCAGGAGCGTGCACGGCTGCTGCAGCAGCTCCGCTTTCTCGAAAGTGTGCTTCTGGATGTTAGCGAGGTCTCGCGCGACCTCGCGGCGGTCAATGTCACAGTTGCGCGTCAGGAACTCACTGACGCCGCGGATCGTCTAGACCGGCTCCAGCGTCGAATACTTGATCAGATGCAATCGCTTGCAGCGCCCACTGCGCCCCATTCAGCGATCGCCAGGGAATACCTGCGTGACTTTCGTAACCGCATTGCATCTTTGCCTCCGGCATAATGGCACACGGCAACTCGTGGCACTGGCGAGAGATCCGCATCCGGCTTGGGCAATAAACAGACTTGGAGCGGAGCAGCTGTGCTCCAATGTGCGCTTGAATCAGGTCAACTCGGCCTATGGCCGATTTCTTCCATAACGTTTGATTTGCGAATCGTGGGCCTCGCTGCTTGGACAAGGTGGTTGGAAACGGTGCGTAGTCACTGCGTTGGCCGACCGATGTGTTCGGTCTGCATCTAAGCAAGCTAGCGTCGCTCGACGGTAATAGACGAATTGGTAGTGATGATTCGCGCCGTCCTTTGTAAAGACAAGGGGGGTTAACCGGAGCCAGTGGGCTTCGGACATGCTGCAAGTCTTGGCTTGCGGTCGGGGGGCGAGACAATGCCTGCGTTGCGGCGAAGCGTAGTCGTGCATACGAACTTGGCAGGTCACATGTTGCGCGTCCAATTCGCCCGACGAAGCGAAAATGGCGTGCAAGTTCTGACCATGGGACAGTTGGTCGCCCGCTTGGCAGGTGGTTTGCTGCGGCCGGTTGATTCGGATGTCCTGGTCCAGACAGCGCGCGAGGCGCTTTCCGCGGTCGACATGGGAGAGCTCGAGCCAATCAAGGACCTTCCGGGCATGCCGAGCGCGGTCGCCGGCACGCTCGACAAAGTCTGGCGCGCTGGTGTTCGGCTCGCCGAGTCTGGTCATCCCCGCCTAGCTGCATTGGCCCGTCTGGAGGAGGAGATCGTGGGCCGCCTGCCCGCCTCGATGAGGAGGCCCTCGGAGCTGGTCGAACTGGCGTCGCTGCGCCTTGAGCTCGCGAAGACCTTGATCGGTCCTGTGGAGATTCATGGCCATAGCGAGATGTCCCCGTGTTGGCGTCCCTTCCTTGCGCGGCTTGCTGAAGTCGTTTCGGTGAAGTGGATGGCGGGCGCGCGACGCGCGCCGCCATGGTTAGTCGTAACAAAAGTGGTGGTGGAAGCGACCAAAGCATCGGGCACCGCGTTTGCTGTGCGTTCTTGTGCGAACCAGCAGCACGAAGTTATCGAGGCGTTCCGGTGGATACGCTCGTTGCTGGCAGGCGGAACGCCTGCTTCGGACATCGCCATCGTAGCTTCCAGCCCGGGCGAGTACGATGATCACGTACTCGCGCAAGCGGCCGACAGTGCTCTTCCGATTCACTTCGTACATGGCGTTAAAGCCGTGACGGTGTCCGATGGACAGGCTGTCGCCGCGCTCGCGGAGATTCTGTTAAAGGGCATCTCCCAAGAACGATTGAAAAGATACCTTTCGCTGGCCGGGGGCGCGCCCGCGCTGCACGCTCTGTTTCGGAAGTGGGTTGGGCTCGTTCCTTCCGATGCTCCGCTAACAACATTGGCGAGATGGGAAGGGGCATTCAAACGCGTCCATCCGTCGGACTGGCCCGATGGGCAGGATCGTTCCGCGGAATTGGTGGACGCGCTGCGCCTGCTTGTTGGCGGGGCGGACCGGGTCGACGACGTAGGAGAGACGTTGCTCGCCGGCACCCAGCGTGCGCTGTGGAGAAGGGCGCTTATGGATGGGCCCGCAGCAGCACTTCCCGTAACATTGGGCCGGTTGCGAGTGGACGACGGTGTCGAACCTGCATCGAGCGTCCTGTGGACCTCGGCCATCGCCCTTGCGTCTTCGCCACGACCGAACGTTTGGCTCCTGGGTATGAACGCCGGAAGTTGGCCCCGCCGCATATCGGAAGACCGGCTTATTCCCGATCACGTCCTGTCGATCGAAGAACTAGATCCGCTTCCTATCGCCGACGGTGACAAGCGAGATTTTGACACGATCGTCTCCAGTGCCTCGAATGTAATGACGTCGTTCAGCCGACGCGACGCCGGAGGCCGATTGCTGGGACGGTCACCGCTGATCTCCGCATCGAAAGTCCTCCATCTCGACCGTGCCCGCACCCCCGAGCATGCTTTCAGCGAGGCGGACCGTCTGCTTGCGCGGGCTCAAGAATTCGCCGCCATGCCGGTCGCCGTGTCCGGTCTCGGCTGTTGGCGGGATTGGTACCGCGATGACATCACTCCACATGACGGTTTGATCGCGGCAGGACACGAGCGGTTGCGGAAACTGTTCGAACGGCCACTGTCGGCCACGTCTTTGAAGTTGCTCCTGCGCGATCCGATGCGTTTCGTCTGGCGGTACGCGCTTGGCTGGAAAGCTCCGGAAGATGCGGAAGAACCTACATCGTTCAGCCCGCTTCATTTCGGTAATCTCGTGCACGCTTCGCTCCGCGGTGCCGTCAATCAATTGGAAGCCTCTGGCGGATTGGCGGGCGCAGGCCGGGCGGCGTTAAGCGCCGCGATTGATACCGCGCTCGTCGCCGCCGCCTCGGACTGGGAAAGCGAGTTGCCGATTCCCCCCAACGTGATCTGGCGGGATGCCATCGATAAAGCGCGCGCGGTTTCGCTGGCGGCGCTTTCCTACCCACTTCCTCAACTGCCCGGACAGCAGACTTGGACAGAGATCCCGTTCGGAAGATCCGATGTTGATGACGGCGTCGCACGGGAGCTCCCGTGGAAGCGCGATACGCCGGTGAAAATTCCGGGTACTAAACTCAAGATCGAGGGCCTGATAGATCGGCTCGATCTCTCCGAAGACCGATCAAAAGCGCGCGTGATCGACT
This genomic stretch from Bradyrhizobium sp. CCGB12 harbors:
- a CDS encoding AAA family ATPase, giving the protein MALDKLFKGKCAFCESRAPLNARLFRPAEEAEPLAKSEFAHLYYAWLRTDWGNVYAVCSACAKAAGNQFPVDKLDRGPLPTTAELEAFTNENYGLWRWHHRDRRQLLDPCEDRSIASHLSFNLSGGIQAFSRVGAQTIAVFNLDRQDLVASRAAAFDSHVQLLLSELERGIPPNVFDFQSLEYGGGWSLLLRRLLDRIGRRLDQTFRFRADQIASTIVRIWSTPIGQQAIRAGLEDVRNPVERATIARPESRGEPRRLIGVHVTNFKALENLELILPPAISPDTRVGREAEASALLILGENAAGKSSILEAVALALTDERTRNIVARSPASFVLDPTLMGADNLPSPPAANVRLNFEGGGELTLTVSERFDEAGATDNLPPVFAYGAFRQYAGRSPSRPPKGHIATLFKSETLLANPEEWLLKLPDDHFAMVVRALQRILMIEGDLEVVTRDTANRRCLIVTKVGEGPEERLINTPLRVVSSGFRSVLAMVCDVLAGLIALQPASQRKSFGELEAVLLIDEVEAHLHPRWKMQIMAALRRVLPKATIIATTHDPLCLRGMHDQEVVVLNRAIKAGKESQDDLPVFVEAVFALPNVENLTVEQLLTSDFFSMFSTDSPAAEFHLAKLGDLIAREARGEVLDVSEETTLSDLRKEVVDALSLGSSEVQRLIEEAVFAYIQKRRGLRALQLETLRGDTRELIVKALEAY
- a CDS encoding PD-(D/E)XK nuclease family protein, whose amino-acid sequence is MQVLTMGQLVARLAGGLLRPVDSDVLVQTAREALSAVDMGELEPIKDLPGMPSAVAGTLDKVWRAGVRLAESGHPRLAALARLEEEIVGRLPASMRRPSELVELASLRLELAKTLIGPVEIHGHSEMSPCWRPFLARLAEVVSVKWMAGARRAPPWLVVTKVVVEATKASGTAFAVRSCANQQHEVIEAFRWIRSLLAGGTPASDIAIVASSPGEYDDHVLAQAADSALPIHFVHGVKAVTVSDGQAVAALAEILLKGISQERLKRYLSLAGGAPALHALFRKWVGLVPSDAPLTTLARWEGAFKRVHPSDWPDGQDRSAELVDALRLLVGGADRVDDVGETLLAGTQRALWRRALMDGPAAALPVTLGRLRVDDGVEPASSVLWTSAIALASSPRPNVWLLGMNAGSWPRRISEDRLIPDHVLSIEELDPLPIADGDKRDFDTIVSSASNVMTSFSRRDAGGRLLGRSPLISASKVLHLDRARTPEHAFSEADRLLARAQEFAAMPVAVSGLGCWRDWYRDDITPHDGLIAAGHERLRKLFERPLSATSLKLLLRDPMRFVWRYALGWKAPEDAEEPTSFSPLHFGNLVHASLRGAVNQLEASGGLAGAGRAALSAAIDTALVAAASDWESELPIPPNVIWRDAIDKARAVSLAALSYPLPQLPGQQTWTEIPFGRSDVDDGVARELPWKRDTPVKIPGTKLKIEGLIDRLDLSEDRSKARVIDYKTGKASKKMPETIIKGGSELQRCLYAFAGKELIGSGISIEAALLFPKAPEGEGLFPLDDVDAALRKVAAAAALAHDMVMSGFAALGTDANDAYNDLALALPASAGYLPRKMPLAQVRLGQAANVWSEP